Proteins encoded in a region of the Elaeis guineensis isolate ETL-2024a chromosome 7, EG11, whole genome shotgun sequence genome:
- the LOC114913757 gene encoding NAC transcription factor 29-like, which translates to MALLTGWRFQPSDVELLDSFLRKKILGQPLSYHMILEADVYGDDPKNLTARYSMANRDGEWYFFTSTVRKHPGASDSSRASRRAGAGRWKATQRIKTVLDSDHNVLGSKQCFCYMESCPSGGETKTIWLMEEFSIPHLRRKAGASAISGSNKLDEWVICKIYLTPKARKVHMIQEDLYEIQPVEPVAKRRRMEEPQTMSSLCMHPYQDIAGHYQLFSYLTILYHSSSMCPVHLLMVVPPYSILVRIHLFLVRTLPIPSRLIN; encoded by the exons ATGGCCCTGCTGACCGGCTGGCGGTTCCAACCGTCCGACGTCGAGCTCCTGGACTCCTTCCTCAGGAAGAAGATCCTCGGTCAACCGCTTTCCTATCACATGATCTTGGAGGCGGACGTCTACGGTGATGATCCCAAGAACCTCACCG CTCGATATTCTATGGCTAATAGGGACGGTGAGTGGTACTTTTTCACCTCCACGGTGCGAAAGCATCCGGGTGCCAGCGACAGCAGCCGGGCGTCTCGCCGTGCAGGTGCAGGACGGTGGAAGGCCACCCAACGCATCAAGACGGTGCTCGATTCCGACCACAACGTCTTGGGATCCAAGCAGTGCTTCTGCTACATGGAAAGTTGCCCTTCCGGTGGAGAGACAAAGACTATATGGCTTATGGAGGAATTCTCCATCCCTCACCTTCGAAGAAAAGCCGGTGCATCCGCAATAAGTGGCTCGAACAAG CTGGATGAGTGGGTCATATGCAAGATCTACCTGACACCAAAAGCTCGTAAAGTTCACATGATACAGGAGGATCTATACGAAATTCAACCGGTAGAGCCTGTagcaaaaagaagaaggatggaagagCCACAAACGATGAGTTCACTTTGCATGCACCCTTATCAGGATATTGCCGGTCACTACCAACTCTTCAGCTACCTGACGATTCTCTACCACAGCTCATCGATGTGTCCGGTGCACCTATTGATGGTGGTTCCCCCATACAGCATACTAGTGAGGATCCATCTATTCTTAGTCAGGACATTACCGATTCCTTCCAGACTCATCAATTAG